The following proteins are encoded in a genomic region of Streptomyces sp. NBC_01723:
- a CDS encoding S1 family peptidase, whose product MRLSHPHDLPRRARLVAMATGLAAAAALAVPAATASAQPAPQTFSAAELKQTHDAVRTADVGGTAWYTDTRSDKVVVTVDSTVSKAEIAEIRSEAGANADALVIKRTPGKFSKLIAGGEAITTGGARCSLGFNVQDGAGTKFALTAGHCTNIGSSWSIGTTAGSSFPGNDYGIIRHSNGAAADGRVYLYNGSYQEITGAGNASVGQSVQRSGSTTGLHGGSVTGLNATVNYGADGIVSGLIQTNVCAEPGDSGGALFSGSTALGLTSGGSGNCSSGGTTFFQPVTEALGAYGVSII is encoded by the coding sequence GTGCGACTCTCCCACCCCCACGACCTTCCGAGACGCGCACGACTCGTCGCCATGGCGACCGGCCTCGCGGCCGCCGCGGCCCTGGCGGTTCCCGCCGCCACGGCGTCGGCCCAACCGGCCCCGCAGACGTTCAGCGCCGCTGAGCTCAAGCAGACGCACGACGCCGTGCGCACCGCCGACGTCGGCGGCACCGCGTGGTACACCGACACCCGGTCGGACAAGGTCGTCGTCACGGTCGACAGCACGGTCAGCAAGGCCGAGATAGCCGAGATCAGGAGCGAGGCCGGTGCGAACGCCGACGCTCTCGTGATCAAGCGCACCCCCGGCAAGTTCTCCAAGCTCATCGCCGGTGGCGAGGCCATCACGACGGGTGGAGCCCGGTGCTCCCTCGGCTTCAACGTGCAGGACGGCGCGGGCACCAAGTTCGCGCTGACCGCCGGTCACTGCACCAACATCGGCAGCTCGTGGTCGATCGGCACCACCGCCGGGTCCAGCTTCCCCGGCAACGACTACGGCATCATCCGGCACTCCAACGGTGCCGCCGCCGACGGTCGTGTCTACCTCTACAACGGCTCCTACCAGGAGATCACCGGCGCCGGAAACGCCTCGGTGGGCCAGTCGGTCCAGCGCAGCGGCAGCACGACCGGCCTGCACGGCGGCAGCGTCACCGGCCTCAACGCCACCGTCAACTACGGTGCCGACGGCATCGTCTCCGGTCTGATCCAGACCAACGTCTGCGCCGAGCCCGGCGACAGCGGTGGCGCGCTCTTCTCCGGCAGCACCGCGCTCGGCCTGACCTCCGGCGGCAGCGGCAACTGCTCCTCCGGCGGCACGACGTTCTTCCAGCCGGTCACCGAGGCACTCGGCGCCTACGGCGTGAGCATCATCTGA
- a CDS encoding VOC family protein has product MPTIRQFQVTFDCAEPARLAAFWCEVLGYVVPPVPEGFATWEEYHHSLPPEEELYFACADPSGVGPRLLFQRVPEGKVVKNRVHLDVRAGTGLVGDERLATLEAECARLMALGAKHVLTQRADGVNESCITMQDIEGNEFCLD; this is encoded by the coding sequence ATGCCAACGATCAGACAGTTCCAAGTGACCTTCGACTGCGCGGAACCCGCGCGCCTCGCCGCCTTCTGGTGCGAGGTGCTGGGGTACGTCGTGCCGCCGGTCCCGGAGGGCTTTGCCACGTGGGAGGAATACCACCACTCGCTGCCGCCCGAGGAGGAGCTCTACTTCGCGTGCGCTGATCCCTCGGGTGTGGGTCCGCGCCTGCTCTTCCAGCGAGTTCCCGAAGGCAAGGTCGTCAAGAACCGGGTGCATCTCGATGTGCGGGCCGGCACCGGGCTCGTGGGTGACGAGCGCCTGGCCACACTGGAGGCCGAATGCGCACGGCTGATGGCGCTCGGCGCGAAGCACGTGCTCACGCAGCGTGCCGACGGCGTCAACGAGTCCTGCATCACGATGCAGGACATCGAGGGCAACGAGTTCTGCCTCGACTGA
- a CDS encoding TetR/AcrR family transcriptional regulator, whose product MEAVLDAAVALLDEAGGPALTFRALAARLGTGVGTIYWYVQNKDELLDRATDHAISGVLAAVAEHPDSDDPIADLRAMAVALFDAIVDRPWLSAYFMRNTDVQGNSLRLYERLGQQTLRLDLTSRQRFHAVSAITGVVVGTAADLGAEIPQELLDGEVDRDEYLGRFAETWRSLDAEEFPFVRHIADEFAGHDDRDQFLAALDLTLAGLRLQAGT is encoded by the coding sequence ATGGAGGCCGTCCTCGACGCGGCCGTGGCCCTCCTCGACGAGGCCGGCGGTCCCGCGCTGACGTTTCGCGCCCTCGCCGCCCGGCTCGGCACCGGTGTCGGCACGATCTACTGGTACGTCCAGAACAAGGACGAGCTCCTCGACCGCGCCACCGACCATGCGATCAGTGGGGTCCTGGCCGCCGTGGCGGAGCACCCGGACAGCGACGACCCCATTGCCGACCTCCGCGCGATGGCCGTCGCCCTGTTCGACGCGATCGTGGACCGGCCGTGGCTCTCGGCGTACTTCATGCGCAACACCGACGTGCAGGGCAACTCCCTGCGGCTGTACGAGCGGCTCGGTCAACAGACCCTGCGCCTCGATCTCACGTCGCGGCAGCGGTTCCATGCCGTCTCGGCGATCACGGGCGTCGTCGTCGGCACGGCTGCCGACCTGGGTGCGGAGATCCCGCAGGAGCTACTCGACGGCGAGGTGGACCGCGACGAGTACCTCGGCCGTTTCGCCGAGACGTGGCGGTCGCTCGACGCCGAGGAGTTCCCGTTCGTACGGCACATCGCCGACGAGTTCGCCGGTCACGACGACCGGGACCAGTTCCTCGCCGCGCTGGACCTCACGCTGGCGGGCCTGCGCCTGCAAGCCGGCACCTGA
- a CDS encoding YdcF family protein, with product MVAFVPSFICFFLFCAGAVRDRRRLSNAVLLGLSAVFAVLALLLHVASERTQLGRDLAVALLTLAGVGVVTLAWFLIANGITMVRKEGRSPANLLSLGAGIALIALLALLITALVLHTHTLVVVAATAVALAGYVAFLFLCFLVYGGLYGRLRIRRRADYVVVLGSGLSGGTTVPPLLAGRLDRARKEHARLSRKGRRPVLITSGGQGPDEKLPESHAMADYLVTQGVPADLIEREDRSTTTDENLTFSKALMERANPDYRCVIVTNNYHVFRAAITARRTGIRGHVIGAPTAAYFWPSAMIREFVALLVAYRRTNAALFLLVLLSGLFIWWLGWPSPGAVT from the coding sequence ATGGTGGCCTTTGTACCGTCGTTCATCTGCTTCTTCCTGTTCTGTGCCGGTGCGGTTCGAGATCGCCGCCGACTGAGCAACGCGGTTCTGCTGGGCCTGTCCGCCGTCTTCGCGGTGCTCGCGCTCCTGCTGCACGTGGCCTCCGAGCGGACCCAGTTGGGCCGCGATCTGGCGGTCGCTCTGCTGACCCTGGCGGGCGTGGGGGTCGTCACGCTGGCGTGGTTCCTCATCGCCAACGGGATCACCATGGTTCGCAAGGAGGGCAGAAGCCCGGCGAACCTGCTGTCCCTGGGGGCGGGCATCGCCCTGATCGCCCTGCTCGCGCTGCTGATCACCGCGCTGGTGCTGCACACGCACACGCTCGTGGTCGTGGCGGCGACGGCGGTGGCGCTCGCCGGCTACGTGGCCTTCCTGTTCCTCTGCTTCCTCGTTTACGGGGGCCTGTACGGACGTCTGCGCATCCGGCGCCGGGCGGACTACGTGGTGGTCCTCGGCTCGGGCCTGAGCGGCGGCACCACCGTGCCCCCGCTGCTGGCCGGTCGCCTCGACCGGGCCCGGAAGGAACACGCCCGGCTGTCCAGGAAGGGCCGGCGCCCGGTCCTGATCACCTCGGGAGGACAGGGGCCCGACGAGAAGCTGCCCGAGTCCCACGCGATGGCCGACTACCTGGTCACCCAGGGTGTCCCCGCCGACCTGATCGAACGCGAGGACCGCTCGACGACCACGGACGAGAACCTGACGTTCAGCAAAGCCCTGATGGAGCGGGCGAATCCGGACTACCGGTGCGTGATCGTCACGAACAACTACCACGTCTTCCGCGCCGCGATCACCGCCCGCCGCACCGGCATCCGGGGCCACGTGATCGGTGCCCCTACAGCCGCGTACTTCTGGCCGAGCGCCATGATCCGCGAGTTCGTGGCCCTCTTGGTCGCCTACCGCCGCACCAACGCCGCACTCTTCCTGCTCGTCCTGCTGAGCGGCCTGTTCATCTGGTGGCTGGGGTGGCCGTCGCCGGGGGCCGTCACGTAG
- a CDS encoding LPFR motif small protein, producing MLKAIADVLRSVGGAIATVVTLPFRAVARLFGGASASAHGRH from the coding sequence ATGCTGAAGGCCATTGCAGACGTTCTGCGATCCGTTGGTGGAGCGATTGCCACGGTCGTCACACTTCCCTTCCGTGCCGTTGCGCGGCTCTTCGGGGGCGCGTCCGCGAGTGCTCACGGACGCCACTGA
- a CDS encoding MFS transporter produces the protein MSATTTETEPVPTRTYGSLRAAWIPLAALCLAFFVEMVDNTLLSIALPTIGRDLGGSTTALQWVTGAYSLTFGGLLLTAGSMADRLGRRRVLLVGLAVFGLMSLSVIAVDSTGQLIALRAGLGIAAAAMAPITNSLVFRLFDDQALRMRAMTLMIVVGMSGFILGPLLGGTALAHVSWQWLLLINAPIALIAAIGVRLGVAPDRREDLTDDRLDLPGAALSVLTIGLACYALTSGVEHGWRSAATLASVLGAAAAGIAFVWHERRSKAPMLDLGIFSNGTVRGAALAQTGTSVAMAGVMFGLILHFQYAYGWSPVRAGLANLPLIVTMIAATPLSEWLAKKYGHRVACLVGAACLTVALAGLAWGVDHGYAAIALCMVVMTVGLRTVMTICAVALVEAMPANRTSLGTALNDTAQEVGTSVGTAVVGTLIAVLVTTRLPAGTWGSGLVQSFFHGERITYGVLAVLVGLIAAGGALTLTDSHTTEEQA, from the coding sequence ATGAGTGCCACCACCACCGAAACCGAGCCCGTCCCCACCCGTACCTACGGGTCACTGCGGGCGGCATGGATCCCGCTGGCCGCGCTCTGCCTGGCCTTCTTCGTCGAGATGGTCGACAACACACTGCTCTCGATCGCACTGCCCACCATCGGCCGCGACCTCGGCGGCAGCACGACCGCCCTGCAATGGGTCACCGGCGCCTACTCACTGACGTTCGGCGGCCTGCTGCTCACGGCGGGGTCCATGGCCGACCGCCTCGGACGCCGCCGCGTCCTGCTCGTCGGCCTCGCCGTCTTCGGCCTGATGAGCCTGTCCGTGATCGCCGTCGACTCCACCGGGCAACTGATCGCGCTGCGCGCCGGACTCGGCATCGCCGCCGCCGCCATGGCCCCCATCACCAACTCGCTCGTCTTCCGCCTGTTCGACGACCAGGCGCTGCGGATGCGCGCGATGACCCTGATGATCGTCGTCGGCATGTCCGGGTTCATCCTCGGCCCGCTGCTCGGCGGCACGGCGCTCGCCCACGTGAGCTGGCAGTGGCTTCTGCTGATCAACGCGCCGATAGCCCTGATCGCGGCCATCGGTGTGCGTCTCGGCGTCGCGCCCGACCGGCGCGAGGACCTCACCGACGACAGGCTCGACCTGCCGGGCGCCGCCCTGAGCGTGCTCACCATCGGCCTCGCCTGCTACGCCCTGACCAGCGGCGTCGAGCACGGTTGGCGCTCCGCCGCCACGCTCGCCTCGGTCCTGGGCGCCGCGGCCGCGGGCATCGCGTTCGTGTGGCACGAGCGCCGCAGCAAGGCCCCCATGCTGGACCTCGGGATCTTCTCCAACGGCACCGTCCGCGGCGCCGCCCTCGCCCAGACCGGCACGTCCGTCGCGATGGCCGGCGTGATGTTCGGGCTCATCCTGCACTTCCAGTACGCCTACGGATGGAGCCCCGTGCGGGCCGGCCTGGCGAACCTGCCGCTCATCGTGACGATGATCGCGGCGACCCCGCTCTCGGAGTGGCTCGCCAAGAAGTACGGCCACCGCGTCGCCTGCCTGGTCGGCGCGGCCTGTCTGACCGTGGCGCTGGCCGGCCTCGCCTGGGGCGTCGACCACGGGTACGCCGCCATCGCCCTCTGCATGGTCGTGATGACCGTCGGGCTGCGCACGGTCATGACCATCTGCGCCGTCGCCCTGGTCGAGGCGATGCCCGCCAACCGCACCTCGCTCGGCACCGCGCTCAACGACACCGCCCAGGAGGTCGGCACCAGCGTCGGGACCGCCGTCGTCGGCACCCTGATCGCCGTACTCGTCACCACCCGGCTGCCCGCGGGCACCTGGGGCAGCGGCCTCGTGCAGTCCTTCTTCCACGGCGAGCGCATCACCTACGGCGTGCTTGCCGTGCTCGTCGGCCTGATCGCGGCGGGCGGCGCGCTCACCCTGACCGACTCGCACACCACCGAAGAGCAGGCCTGA